One part of the Hydra vulgaris chromosome 01, alternate assembly HydraT2T_AEP genome encodes these proteins:
- the LOC100197965 gene encoding probable serine/threonine-protein kinase kinX isoform X2, with the protein MANQEEFEPTEPSLEEKTPSTEEPVQIEIEEFTKEETNEENKEPEKNIATEKDDEQDSSISEEINDENERQRKNKEEKLQEKQIHTPEYMETLAKANNEESNNAEIKTVLIGNEEVDVKELQAKENEAKNSEDIPIKEYNHKEALDTPAETEVTVKTIKTEENPVEKEEHSEEKPIVEEKNLEEKPVEKVEHSEEEPIVEEKPIEKEEHGEDEPVVEEKSSEEKPIEKQEHNEEKAANEEKSSEKKPIEKEEHSEEESIVEEKPIEKEKHSEEEPIVEEKNSEEKPVEKEEHSEEEPDGEAENIEEKPIEGKEHSEEKLVAEEKSIEKNPIGEIENKEDKSIVKEDNLEEKPTTQAEHNKEKPVQEANSEEKPDVEEENNKEKQVDEGEYKEEK; encoded by the exons ATGGCAAATCAAGAAGAATTCGAACCAAcagaa CCATCTCTTGAAGAAAAAACACCTTCAACTGAAGAACCAGTACAAATTGAAATTGAAGAATTTACTAAGGAAGAAACTAACGAAGAAAACAAAGAGCCggaaaaaaatattgctacCGAAAAAGATGATGAACAAGATTCATCAATAAGTGAAGAAATTAACGATGAAAACGAGAGACAGCgcaaaaataaagaagaaaaacttc aAGAGAAACAAATCCATACTCCAGAATACATGGAAACTTTGGCAAAGGCAAACAATGAGGAGAGTAATAATGCTGAGATAAAGACTGTTCTCATTGGTAACGAAGAAGTTGATGTTAAAGAATTACAAGCCAAAGAGAATGAAGCCAAAAATAGTGAAGACATTCCTATCAAAGAATACAATCATAAAGAAGCCCTAGACACTCCAGCAGAAACAGAAGTTACggtcaaaacaataaaaacagaagaaaaTCCAGTTGAAAAAGAAGAACATAGTGAAGAAAAACCaattgttgaagaaaaaaatttagaagaaaaaccAGTTGAAAAAGTAGAACATAGTGAAGAAGAACCAATTGTTGAAGAAAAACCAATTGAAAAAGAAGAACATGGTGAAGATGAACCAGttgttgaagaaaaaagttCAGAAGAAAAACCAATTGAAAAACAAGAACATAATGAAGAAAAAGCAGctaatgaagaaaaaagttcaGAAAAAAAACCAATTGAAAAAGAAGAACATAGTGAAGAAGAATCAATTGTTGAAGAGAAAccaattgaaaaagaaaaacatagtGAAGAAGAACCaattgttgaagaaaaaaattcagaagAAAAACCAGTTGAAAAAGAAGAACATAGTGAAGAAGAACCAGATGGTGAAGCAGAAAATATAGAAGAAAAACCAATTGAAGGAAAAGAACATAGTGAAGAAAAACTAGTTGCTGaagaaaaaagtatagaaaaaaatccGATTGgtgaaattgaaaataaagaagaCAAATCTATTGTTAAAGAAGATAACTTAGAAGAAAAGCCAACCACTCAAGCAGAgcataataaagaaaaaccaGTTCAAGAAGCTAATAGTGAAGAAAAGCCAGATGTTGAAgaagaaaacaataaagaaaaacaagtcGACGAAGGCGAATATAAAGAAGAAAAGTAA
- the LOC100197965 gene encoding probable serine/threonine-protein kinase kinX isoform X1, with amino-acid sequence MVVLEKLFVFGLLTALACCVPMGLNKPREKFQPQPATKGPCAKELFISDTEKEFPDENCEGLAESEEEDPLEEYKFRENIEKMANQEEFEPTEPSLEEKTPSTEEPVQIEIEEFTKEETNEENKEPEKNIATEKDDEQDSSISEEINDENERQRKNKEEKLQEKQIHTPEYMETLAKANNEESNNAEIKTVLIGNEEVDVKELQAKENEAKNSEDIPIKEYNHKEALDTPAETEVTVKTIKTEENPVEKEEHSEEKPIVEEKNLEEKPVEKVEHSEEEPIVEEKPIEKEEHGEDEPVVEEKSSEEKPIEKQEHNEEKAANEEKSSEKKPIEKEEHSEEESIVEEKPIEKEKHSEEEPIVEEKNSEEKPVEKEEHSEEEPDGEAENIEEKPIEGKEHSEEKLVAEEKSIEKNPIGEIENKEDKSIVKEDNLEEKPTTQAEHNKEKPVQEANSEEKPDVEEENNKEKQVDEGEYKEEK; translated from the exons atggtaGTGTTGGAAAAACTTTTCGTGTTTGGACTACTTACCGCACTTGCATGCTGTGTTCCAATGGGATTGAACAAAC cGCGAGAAAAATTCCAACCGCAACCAGCTACTAAAGGTCCGTGTGctaaagaactttttatatCGGACACAGAAAAAGAATTTCCAGACGAAAATTGCGAGGGTCTTGCAGAAAGCGAAGAAGAAGACCCTCTAGAGGAATATAAGTTTAGAGAAAATATCGAGAAAATGGCAAATCAAGAAGAATTCGAACCAAcagaa CCATCTCTTGAAGAAAAAACACCTTCAACTGAAGAACCAGTACAAATTGAAATTGAAGAATTTACTAAGGAAGAAACTAACGAAGAAAACAAAGAGCCggaaaaaaatattgctacCGAAAAAGATGATGAACAAGATTCATCAATAAGTGAAGAAATTAACGATGAAAACGAGAGACAGCgcaaaaataaagaagaaaaacttc aAGAGAAACAAATCCATACTCCAGAATACATGGAAACTTTGGCAAAGGCAAACAATGAGGAGAGTAATAATGCTGAGATAAAGACTGTTCTCATTGGTAACGAAGAAGTTGATGTTAAAGAATTACAAGCCAAAGAGAATGAAGCCAAAAATAGTGAAGACATTCCTATCAAAGAATACAATCATAAAGAAGCCCTAGACACTCCAGCAGAAACAGAAGTTACggtcaaaacaataaaaacagaagaaaaTCCAGTTGAAAAAGAAGAACATAGTGAAGAAAAACCaattgttgaagaaaaaaatttagaagaaaaaccAGTTGAAAAAGTAGAACATAGTGAAGAAGAACCAATTGTTGAAGAAAAACCAATTGAAAAAGAAGAACATGGTGAAGATGAACCAGttgttgaagaaaaaagttCAGAAGAAAAACCAATTGAAAAACAAGAACATAATGAAGAAAAAGCAGctaatgaagaaaaaagttcaGAAAAAAAACCAATTGAAAAAGAAGAACATAGTGAAGAAGAATCAATTGTTGAAGAGAAAccaattgaaaaagaaaaacatagtGAAGAAGAACCaattgttgaagaaaaaaattcagaagAAAAACCAGTTGAAAAAGAAGAACATAGTGAAGAAGAACCAGATGGTGAAGCAGAAAATATAGAAGAAAAACCAATTGAAGGAAAAGAACATAGTGAAGAAAAACTAGTTGCTGaagaaaaaagtatagaaaaaaatccGATTGgtgaaattgaaaataaagaagaCAAATCTATTGTTAAAGAAGATAACTTAGAAGAAAAGCCAACCACTCAAGCAGAgcataataaagaaaaaccaGTTCAAGAAGCTAATAGTGAAGAAAAGCCAGATGTTGAAgaagaaaacaataaagaaaaacaagtcGACGAAGGCGAATATAAAGAAGAAAAGTAA